From the Nematostella vectensis chromosome 7, jaNemVect1.1, whole genome shotgun sequence genome, the window cggggagggtatggaatcgaccatttgatatctgacggggatGTACCATACTTTctaatttctttcttttcgaTTTGGATTAATAACTTTGTTTGTAACTCGTCTTCCGATATTATGTCCTACTAATTCTTGATTGATTGGCGTGCCGATGACAGGTGATTTAATATTGAATTTCCGCACACATAGACGCTAGAATCCATATAGTGATGCCTCCTGTGCGCTTCgattactttttaaccaggCATGACATGTACAACAGAGACCATTCTTATCAACTACACTCGACTCTTATCTGTTTTTTTGCTATCTGTCTGGAAAATAATTGCCCGGCGATTTAGATGCAAATGTAGTTCACGGGGGTCCTCAAGTGTTAGAGAGAGTTTAATACATACATGAATCGATATCTTTCTACGGGTTTTGCAATCCATATTGGCTTCTATTCAAGTTGCCCTATTTTTCCCAAGGCTTCTTTCGACCAGCTTATCCTCTCATATCATATCATTACGGAGATGAATGACATTAGCATACTTGCACGCCAAGGATTAGAAGTTCACGGTGACGATAGCCTAACTACATCACATCGATAAAGGGTCATTCGAACGCAAAGTCCCAAGTTGAAATCATTTCTTCTTGAGCTAATGATAAAGTTTATGATAACGAAGTACGGGGGACGAAAGGGTGAGTTGTAATCTTGAAGTATTCCGATCAAGTTCGGAACAATTAGATATCAACGGTTATCACTTGAACCATTCAGGAAGACGACGTCACGCGAATGCGCAAAATGCAGAAAAGTATACGTAACTTTCTTACGTCTTTGTCGACATAGCGGAGATGTGAACACTTTAATGTGTAACTGTAATTGTCACGCAGTTATGGCGTTACTGAAGCACTGGATAATGCCTGTTTTATTGTAAGCACTTCAAGCCACGGCTAGCTATTCTTATCACACCATCGCTACAGCCCTTAGGGGCATGCCCGCTTTGCGCACTGTAGTGTGTCTTCTACTGTCACAGTATTGCTACCGTTCTCAAGGGAATTAATAAATATCTAAGTTACGCGCTCAGCAGATAAATGTTTGCGTGACATCTCCTCACAACGGTTTCATCTCTCGGCTTATCATCGCTTGACCAATGTAAGGCCAACTTAATTACGATCAtaaaacattttcatttatATGCATCGTGTAATACTTATATGCGTTTTCATTGTAAATGTGATATTTATTTACGTTGTCATCATTTATGTGATATTTATATACGCTGTCATCATACATGTGATATTTATATACGTTGTCATCGTACatgtaatatttttatatttgtcATCATATATGTGATATGTATATACGTTGCCATCGTAAATAACCAGGGTTGTACTTCTCCTGGCAGAGTTGCTCCACGCCATGCCATGCGTCCTCGCGGCACTAGTGCTCATAGCACTCACCCCTTGCACTTCCATCATCCCGACGCGAGCGGACGACTCAACCGATCAGCCCATACACTGCAACGTGCACGCTCGAGCCACGTGCCACCAGTACCGTCACATGGGTCACTATGACGTCACGTGTGACGTCACTAAATACGACACGTGTGGGCAGATCTGCAACAGCGCCAAGTGCAACCTGCAGTGCGCTGTGAAGCAAGAATGCAACCAGACGTGCATAGCGGGCCGATGTGTGTCAGCGGTGTGCAGCTCGCGCATGTGCAATCAGACCTGTATCCGCGCCGGATGTAAGATGGAGTGTTATGGGGAGGAATGTCACCAGACCTGTCAATCATCCGGCTGTGACGTCACGTGTCCGGCGGCCTCTAAGGTGTGCGTACAGGTGTGTATTACGGGAAGATGTACCATGCGATGCGGACGCGGCGTCGGGAGATGCGAGCAGAAGTGCTTGGCCGGGAAGTGCGCGATGATCTGTGAAGCGCGCGAATGCGTAAGCACGTGCAGTGATAGTGATTGCGTGTACAAGGAATCAGGAATCAGGGTCGTCCCTACGAGCCCTTACCGGCCAATGCGCCAATGCAACAAGCCCGATGACTCCGAGACGTGTATTCAGAACTGCACTGAGGGTCGCTGTAAATTGGCGAACTTGTACGGCCAGTACGATCGATCCTTACAGGTCTGCGCAGGGGGGTACTGTTCCTATGTATGTAAGGCCCCCCTACTGTGTAACCAGGTCTGCACCGGCGGGAACTGCATGCGATACTCCTGCACGACTGAGTACTGCGTGCAGGAATGCGTGGCTGGCGAATGTGAGATGGACTGCGACTCGAAGACATGTTTCCAGATCGCGCGTGGTGGTCGTACTACCATGCGTTGTTCACCTACCGTGGATAAATGCCACCAGTTCTGCCCTGGCGGCGATTGCAACTTGATCTGTCAGGCGAAGCTATGCTATCCCCATTGCCCATCGGGAGGTTGCGTGACTTCTAACATTAAACCTCGGATCGTTGCTCTACCGACGCGCGTGCGTTGCGAGGTCATATCAGGGGGGTGTAGTCAAAACTGCCATACCAAGAGGAGTTGTATCTGCAGACGGTTTTCCGCGTTGTTCCA encodes:
- the LOC5509353 gene encoding multiple epidermal growth factor-like domains protein 11 isoform X2, which codes for MIKFMITKYGGRKELLHAMPCVLAALVLIALTPCTSIIPTRADDSTDQPIHCNVHARATCHQYRHMGHYDVTCDVTKYDTCGQICNSAKCNLQCAVKQECNQTCIAGRCVSAVCSSRMCNQTCIRAGCKMECYGEECHQTCQSSGCDVTCPAASKVCVQVCITGRCTMRCGRGVGRCEQKCLAGKCAMICEARECVSTCSDSDCVYKESGIRVVPTSPYRPMRQCNKPDDSETCIQNCTEGRCKLANLYGQYDRSLQVCAGGYCSYVCKAPLLCNQVCTGGNCMRYSCTTEYCVQECVAGECEMDCDSKTCFQIARGGRTTMRCSPTVDKCHQFCPGGDCNLICQAKLCYPHCPSGGCVTSNIKPRIVALPTRVRCEVISGGCSQNCHTKRSCICRRFSALFHSCDQLCYEGSCRSMKCYSLNKCNQVCEDGRCQLMLCKSDLCVQDCRGADCFMECRARNCTQLCPRGGCRMRCTSRVDKCVQACNPREGQCRFECHAKSCSVTML
- the LOC5509353 gene encoding multiple epidermal growth factor-like domains protein 11 isoform X4 — encoded protein: MASLELLHAMPCVLAALVLIALTPCTSIIPTRADDSTDQPIHCNVHARATCHQYRHMGHYDVTCDVTKYDTCGQICNSAKCNLQCAVKQECNQTCIAGRCVSAVCSSRMCNQTCIRAGCKMECYGEECHQTCQSSGCDVTCPAASKVCVQVCITGRCTMRCGRGVGRCEQKCLAGKCAMICEARECVSTCSDSDCVYKESGIRVVPTSPYRPMRQCNKPDDSETCIQNCTEGRCKLANLYGQYDRSLQVCAGGYCSYVCKAPLLCNQVCTGGNCMRYSCTTEYCVQECVAGECEMDCDSKTCFQIARGGRTTMRCSPTVDKCHQFCPGGDCNLICQAKLCYPHCPSGGCVTSNIKPRIVALPTRVRCEVISGGCSQNCHTKRSCICRRFSALFHSCDQLCYEGSCRSMKCYSLNKCNQVCEDGRCQLMLCKSDLCVQDCRGADCFMECRARNCTQLCPRGGCRMRCTSRVDKCVQACNPREGQCRFECHAKSCSVTML